A DNA window from Deltaproteobacteria bacterium contains the following coding sequences:
- a CDS encoding AAA family ATPase: protein MELYSYGPSVWSSIVENETSNVVQSSSWVIELGEEETADTSAFVVPFEIGRVKSLIQESIPPAQSKVIAVASGKGGTGKTTITTNLAISLQSIGLRVLVIDADFGLANDHLLLGVETKGDIGDVLAGRKDLKDILVECPSGMYLLPGGVGSSHLSELEEHEWKTFSRELSCLEPSFDVILVDLAAGVSPQIMRFLTPAHGIILVTNPEITAMMDAYGLVKCLDSWSSHQAVEVQVILNRVKDRRDSLLAIQKLRKVVAKHLTSVKMNYLGYIPYDHYLLHSISIQEPVVLSHPRSFVTACLKGIAQKIYHQFRAWEKIQEEEAIYKSYFGLLEPKS from the coding sequence ATTGAATTATATTCCTATGGGCCAAGTGTTTGGAGTTCTATTGTGGAAAATGAAACATCAAATGTTGTCCAAAGCAGTAGTTGGGTGATTGAATTGGGTGAGGAGGAGACAGCAGATACTTCTGCTTTTGTGGTTCCTTTTGAAATTGGCCGGGTGAAGTCTCTTATTCAAGAGTCGATTCCTCCTGCCCAAAGCAAGGTTATTGCCGTAGCGAGTGGTAAAGGGGGAACTGGGAAAACGACCATTACCACCAACCTGGCCATTTCACTGCAGAGTATTGGGCTTCGTGTCCTTGTGATTGATGCGGATTTTGGCTTGGCGAATGACCATTTGCTGTTGGGGGTAGAAACCAAGGGCGATATTGGGGATGTGCTTGCGGGTAGAAAAGATCTGAAAGATATTTTGGTGGAATGTCCTTCCGGGATGTATTTGCTCCCAGGTGGTGTAGGTTCTTCGCACCTTTCAGAGCTTGAAGAACACGAATGGAAAACTTTCTCTCGAGAATTAAGCTGTTTGGAGCCCAGTTTTGATGTTATTTTGGTGGACTTGGCTGCGGGGGTTTCTCCCCAAATTATGCGTTTTTTGACACCTGCACACGGGATTATTCTTGTTACCAACCCAGAAATTACGGCAATGATGGACGCTTACGGTTTGGTGAAATGTCTAGATTCCTGGAGTTCCCATCAGGCAGTCGAGGTTCAGGTGATACTCAATCGTGTGAAGGATAGGCGCGATTCCTTGTTGGCTATTCAGAAATTGCGTAAGGTAGTCGCCAAGCATTTAACTTCCGTAAAAATGAATTATTTGGGTTATATTCCCTACGATCATTATTTGTTGCATTCCATATCTATTCAGGAGCCGGTTGTTCTTTCTCATCCTCGCTCTTTTGTGACGGCTTGCCTAAAAGGGATTGCCCAGAAAATTTATCATCAATTTCGTGCTTGGGAGAAAATACAAGAAGAAGAAGCTATTTATAAATCATATTTCGGATTATTAGAGCCAAAGAGTTAA